From the genome of Frateuria soli:
CGTCTTCTCGACGTCGCGAAGCGCGCCGGAACCCTCGCCTTCACTGCAGCACCACGGTGGCGTAGGGGGGCAGGTGCAGCCGGCCGCCGGCGAGGTGCGCATCGGGCGTGCTGGCCAGCCGCAACCGACCGAAGCGTGCCAGCGTGTCGGCCAGCTCGAGCGTCTGGGGCTTGCCCGAGAGGTTGTGTAGCACCAGCACGTCGGCGCCGTCGCCGTCCAGTTCCCAGCCGGCCAGACTCGGATTGGCAATGCCCGGCACGCGAAGCGCACCCTCCCGCAGCACGGGCAGTTCGTGGCGCCAGCCGATGAGCATGCGATACCAGGCGAGCAGCGAGTGCGCGTCGCCCTGTTGGGCGTCGACCGAAACGCCGGGGCCATCGCCGGCGCTGAAACGCTTCCAGCGGCTCTCGCCGGGGCCGTGCGCGGCTCGATGCCAGCGCATCGGTTCGCGCAGGTCCGGGTCGGGCTTGGTGCCGCGCATGCCCAGCTCCTCGCCGTAGTAGATGAACGGCTGACCGGGCAGGGTGAGCAACATCGCGGCGGCCATGCGCATGTGCTGCACGTTGCCGTGCAGCTGGCTCATCACCCTTTCCTGGTCGTGGTTGGAGAGGAACGGCGCGTCCTGACCGGTCGGGATCGCGTGCGCAAGGCGTTGGAGCAGGGCGTTCAGCGCACCCGGGCGTTCTTCGCGCGCGCTGGCGACGAGCTGGGTGGCAAGCGGGAAATCGAACACCGCATCCAGCGGGCCGAACCAGGGTTCGAGCTCGGCCGGCTGCTCGCGCGTGACTTCGCCGACCAGGTAGACATCCGGATCCGCCTGCTTCATAGCCTGGTGGAAGGACCTCCACCATTGGAGGTTCTTGCGCAGTACCGCGGGGTCATCCGCCTGCGCCGCGAAGTCGTAGTACACGTGCTGGGCCGCATCCAGGCGGAAGCCGTCGACACCCTGCGCGAGCCAGTAGCGGCCGACGTCGTCGATCGCCTCTCGCACGGCGGGTGTGTCGAAGTGGAGGTCCGGCATCGCACCGGTGAAGGTGCCCAGGTAATGCTGCCTGCCCAGAGCGTGCCAGGCGGGTCCGCCGGTGGCGCTGGTCGCCCGAAGTTGGGCGTGCGGTCCGGCCCAGGTATACCAGTTGTGGTGCGGATCGCCCGGATCGCGGGCCGCAAGGAACCACGGATGCCGGTCGCTGGTGTGGTTGACCACCAGGTCCATGATGACGCGGATGCCGCGCTCATGGGCCGCATCGATCAGCTGATGGAAATCGGCGAGCGTGCCGTACTGCGGGTTGATCCGGCGATAGTCGGTGACGTCATAGCCGTGGTAACTGGGCGAGGGGTTGATCGGCATCAGCCAGATGCCGTCGACGCCGAGCGACTGGAGGTAGTCGAGCTTGGCGGTGACGCCCTTGAGGTCACCGGTACCGTCGCCGTCGGTGTCGTACCAGGCCCGCACGAAGATCTCGTACCACACGCCCGACGAACGGGACGGTGAATGCGGTTGCGCGTACGCGCGCTCTTCCGGCGAATGATTGCCGATCACGCCATCGCCCGCGGGGCAGGCGAACGGCAACAGCGCGGCAAGAAGCCCGCCGGCGAGCATTGCCTTCCCGTGCAGCCGCATCACGCGGCCGCCGGCGTGATGGCCGCAGCGCAATGCCGCGCGATGAACTCGGCGTGGCCGGGCATGACGTCGACCGCGCGCTCGAGCAGTGTGCGGATGTGCGAAAGGAATTCGTCCAGCTGTGCCTGCTCCAAGGCATCGGCCAGCGGACTATGGCCGGTCGGCACGATGCCCTGGCCCAGCATCACCTGCAGCCAGGCCGGTTCGGCGAAGAGTTCGTCGGCATCGCGCACGATCCGGCCGCCGCTGCGGAACAACGCGATCTTGCGCTCCAGCGGCTCGGGCAGCGCAATCCGGGCGCACTGCTGCCAGAAGGGGGTGTCGCGGCGCGCGATTGCGCGGTAGTGCAGGATCAGGAAGTCGCGGATGCGCTCGTACTCGAACCGCGTCTGACGGTTGTACTCGGCTATCAACGCGGTATCGCAATGGCGGTCGGGAAACAGGTTCAGCAGGCGCTGCACGCCGGACTGGATCAGGTGGATGCTGGTCGACTCCAGCGGCTCCATGAAACCTGCAGCCAGGCCCAACGCAACGCAGTTGCGGTTCCAGCTCTGCCGGCGCATGCCGCTGGTGAAGCGCAGCTGGCGCGGTTGTTCGAGCAGCTCGCCTTCGATGCTCCCGACCAGCAGTGCGGCCGCTTCGTCGTCGCTCATGAACTGACTGCAGTAGACGTGGCCGTTGCCGCTGCGGTGCTGCAGGGGAATCCGCCACTGCCAGCCAGCCGGCCGCGCGTTGGCCTGGGTGAACGGGCGCAGCGGCTCCACGCGGCTGCTCGGCGCAACCACCGCGCGGTCGCAGGGCAACCAGTGCCGCCAGTCCTCGTAACCGGTCTTGAGCGCGTCCTCGATCAGCAGGCCGCGGAAGCCGGAGCAGTCGATGAACAGGTCGCCGGCGATGGTCTCGCCGCTGGCCAGCTGCACCGATTCGATGAAGCCGTCGGCCGGTCGCAGGTGGACCTTGACCACCTTGCCCTCGGTGCGTTGCACGCGCTGTGCGGCGTGCTGGCGCAGGTAGCGGGCGTACAGCCCGGCGTCCAGGTGGTAGGCCCAGCGCAGGCCGGTGAGCGGCGTCTCGCCGACCCGCTCCATGCGCGCGAAGCGGTGTGTGGCGATTGCCCGTGCGTTGAGCGAGTAGGCCCACAGGTCGGGCGCGGCCGGCTCCTGGTGGCTGCGCAGCCAGTGCGAATGGAACGGCAGCAGGCCCAGCGGAAGACCGATGTCGCCGAAGGCGTGCAGGTAGGAGTCGCCCGGGCGGGTCCAGTCGTTGAACTGGATGCCCAGCT
Proteins encoded in this window:
- a CDS encoding alpha-amylase family glycosyl hydrolase gives rise to the protein MRLHGKAMLAGGLLAALLPFACPAGDGVIGNHSPEERAYAQPHSPSRSSGVWYEIFVRAWYDTDGDGTGDLKGVTAKLDYLQSLGVDGIWLMPINPSPSYHGYDVTDYRRINPQYGTLADFHQLIDAAHERGIRVIMDLVVNHTSDRHPWFLAARDPGDPHHNWYTWAGPHAQLRATSATGGPAWHALGRQHYLGTFTGAMPDLHFDTPAVREAIDDVGRYWLAQGVDGFRLDAAQHVYYDFAAQADDPAVLRKNLQWWRSFHQAMKQADPDVYLVGEVTREQPAELEPWFGPLDAVFDFPLATQLVASAREERPGALNALLQRLAHAIPTGQDAPFLSNHDQERVMSQLHGNVQHMRMAAAMLLTLPGQPFIYYGEELGMRGTKPDPDLREPMRWHRAAHGPGESRWKRFSAGDGPGVSVDAQQGDAHSLLAWYRMLIGWRHELPVLREGALRVPGIANPSLAGWELDGDGADVLVLHNLSGKPQTLELADTLARFGRLRLASTPDAHLAGGRLHLPPYATVVLQ
- a CDS encoding tryptophan halogenase family protein; this translates as MNDSPIRQIVIVGGGTAGWMTAALLSRALGEQVDIRLVESDEIGTIGVGESTIPSIRLINAFLGLDEDDLLRSVRGTIKLGIQFNDWTRPGDSYLHAFGDIGLPLGLLPFHSHWLRSHQEPAAPDLWAYSLNARAIATHRFARMERVGETPLTGLRWAYHLDAGLYARYLRQHAAQRVQRTEGKVVKVHLRPADGFIESVQLASGETIAGDLFIDCSGFRGLLIEDALKTGYEDWRHWLPCDRAVVAPSSRVEPLRPFTQANARPAGWQWRIPLQHRSGNGHVYCSQFMSDDEAAALLVGSIEGELLEQPRQLRFTSGMRRQSWNRNCVALGLAAGFMEPLESTSIHLIQSGVQRLLNLFPDRHCDTALIAEYNRQTRFEYERIRDFLILHYRAIARRDTPFWQQCARIALPEPLERKIALFRSGGRIVRDADELFAEPAWLQVMLGQGIVPTGHSPLADALEQAQLDEFLSHIRTLLERAVDVMPGHAEFIARHCAAAITPAAA